The following proteins come from a genomic window of Paramicrobacterium humi:
- a CDS encoding CsbD family protein: protein MGLGDKISNAAEDAKGKAKEGIGEATDNESMANEGRVDQTKATAKKVGEDVKDAGRDVKDGADDLFDK from the coding sequence ATGGGTCTCGGAGACAAGATCAGTAACGCTGCGGAAGACGCGAAGGGCAAGGCCAAGGAAGGCATCGGCGAGGCGACCGACAACGAGAGCATGGCGAACGAAGGACGCGTCGACCAGACCAAGGCCACGGCCAAGAAGGTCGGGGAAGACGTCAAGGATGCCGGTCGCGATGTGAAGGACGGCGCCGACGACCTCTTCGACAAGTAG